A single Sporosarcina sp. FSL W8-0480 DNA region contains:
- a CDS encoding sigma-70 family RNA polymerase sigma factor, whose amino-acid sequence MSGNSLEKKAIKGDEKAFLELMHSYEEALYRTAISYLKNEEDALEAIQEVTYRAYRSVKAVKEPAYFKTWLIRIMMNYCQDVIKKRKREVLKEDIINTHGVTEDFTFLEIEEALLHLSDYERELLHLRYFEDVKVKDIAIKSNTPIGTIKTRIHKALRSLRAGFEEEKGGAKRV is encoded by the coding sequence TTGAGCGGAAATTCATTAGAAAAAAAAGCGATAAAAGGTGATGAAAAGGCGTTTTTAGAGTTAATGCATTCATATGAAGAAGCGTTATATCGAACAGCAATCTCTTATTTGAAAAATGAAGAAGATGCACTGGAGGCTATCCAGGAAGTAACATATAGGGCTTATCGAAGTGTTAAAGCAGTGAAGGAACCTGCCTATTTTAAAACTTGGCTAATTCGGATTATGATGAATTATTGTCAAGACGTCATTAAGAAAAGAAAAAGAGAAGTACTGAAGGAAGATATAATAAATACTCATGGAGTTACAGAAGACTTCACTTTTTTGGAGATTGAGGAAGCACTTTTACATTTATCCGATTATGAAAGAGAGTTATTGCATTTAAGGTACTTTGAAGATGTGAAAGTGAAGGACATAGCCATTAAAAGCAACACCCCTATAGGGACGATTAAAACACGAATACATAAAGCACTGCGATCACTTAGGGCAGGCTTTGAAGAGGAGAAAGGAGGGGCTAAACGTGTTTGA